Proteins from a genomic interval of Bacillus mesophilus:
- a CDS encoding FAD-binding oxidoreductase — protein MDFIKELQNLLPSDRISTNETILEQHSKDESHHEPATPQVVVFPLHTEEISRIMQVASKYRIPVFPFGVGSSLEGHVIPYGGGITIDLSLMDQIVEIRDKDFLVKVQPGVTRSKLNKELKKHGLFFPVDPGADATIGGMAATNASGTTSVRYGIMRDQVRNLEVVLADGTVTHTGNLASKSSSGYHLNSMFVGSEGTLGVFSEITLKVYGIPEAIMAARAIFSEIEDAVNAVASILQAGIPIARCELVDARSVKQVNIYSKTSYQEKPTLFLEFHGNKAGLAQDVEFTKELLVDQGCSDFVFETDSKAVQQLWEARHHLAYAFLHGFPSLDMMITDVCVPISELAGAIIDARQAMDQTGLDGAILGHVGDGNFHTLLMIDKSKKEDIEKADRYNEHLVTYALARGGTCTGEHGVGIGKKKYQKLEHGDALNIMSGIKKMLDPQCILNPDKIIDKY, from the coding sequence ATGGACTTTATAAAAGAGTTACAGAACTTGCTACCAAGTGACCGTATCTCAACAAATGAGACGATTTTAGAGCAGCATAGTAAGGATGAGTCTCACCATGAACCAGCTACTCCTCAAGTAGTGGTATTTCCCTTACATACAGAAGAGATTAGTAGGATCATGCAAGTTGCCTCCAAGTATCGTATACCTGTTTTTCCGTTTGGTGTAGGTTCAAGCTTGGAGGGACACGTTATTCCATATGGAGGTGGAATAACCATCGACCTATCTTTAATGGATCAAATAGTAGAGATCAGAGATAAGGATTTCTTGGTTAAAGTCCAACCTGGAGTAACACGTTCAAAGCTAAATAAAGAATTAAAGAAACACGGACTGTTCTTTCCGGTAGACCCTGGGGCTGACGCAACGATTGGTGGAATGGCGGCGACGAATGCAAGTGGAACGACATCGGTTCGTTACGGGATTATGCGTGATCAGGTTAGGAACTTAGAGGTCGTCTTAGCAGATGGAACGGTCACTCATACTGGAAATTTAGCATCAAAATCTTCTTCCGGCTATCATCTTAATTCAATGTTTGTCGGTTCGGAAGGAACATTAGGGGTTTTTTCAGAAATAACGCTCAAAGTCTATGGCATTCCTGAGGCAATCATGGCAGCAAGAGCCATTTTCTCGGAGATTGAGGATGCTGTGAATGCAGTTGCTTCCATCCTTCAAGCAGGCATTCCGATTGCTAGATGTGAGTTGGTAGATGCTCGTTCAGTTAAGCAGGTGAATATCTACAGTAAAACTAGTTATCAAGAGAAGCCGACTCTCTTTTTAGAGTTTCATGGAAATAAAGCAGGGTTAGCTCAGGATGTTGAATTTACAAAAGAGCTGTTGGTGGATCAGGGGTGTAGTGATTTTGTTTTTGAAACGGACTCCAAGGCAGTTCAGCAGCTTTGGGAAGCGCGTCACCACTTGGCATATGCGTTTCTTCATGGTTTTCCTAGTCTTGATATGATGATCACGGATGTTTGTGTACCTATTTCAGAGCTCGCTGGTGCAATCATCGATGCTCGCCAGGCGATGGATCAAACTGGTCTTGATGGTGCGATTCTGGGTCATGTGGGCGATGGGAATTTCCACACCCTGCTAATGATTGATAAGTCCAAAAAAGAAGATATAGAAAAAGCTGATCGATATAACGAGCATTTAGTTACCTATGCATTAGCAAGAGGTGGAACTTGTACTGGTGAACACGGGGTAGGAATTGGTAAGAAGAAGTACCAAAAGCTAGAGCATGGAGATGCGCTTAACATTATGTCGGGTATTAAAAAAATGTTAGATCCACAGTGTATTTTAAATCCAGACAAGATTATTGATAAGTATTAA
- a CDS encoding exonuclease domain-containing protein, which yields MAYNPIIHLLKGIHGRINSGILSGMQGQQSPQNVAFLRELHREIRKEQVMYEPLNKLNAVVFDIETTGFFPDKGDVILSIGAIKVDGGIIKEEDTFYSLVFHNEDLSPELTHLTGIRKEDLLNAPNLSSVLLQFFEFAKDAVLVAHHANHEKTFLQHSSWKLFRTPLKHRILDTSFLFKIADPDLQLVRLEDLCVYHDIPVVERHHALGDARLTAKLWSIYIEKIIQLGIVNMNDLYEALSKVR from the coding sequence GTGGCATATAATCCAATTATTCACCTCCTAAAGGGGATTCATGGAAGAATAAACAGTGGTATTCTCAGTGGCATGCAGGGACAACAATCTCCTCAAAATGTTGCCTTTCTTCGCGAGCTTCATAGGGAAATTCGCAAAGAACAGGTTATGTATGAACCTCTAAATAAGCTCAATGCTGTTGTATTTGATATTGAAACTACAGGGTTTTTCCCAGATAAAGGTGACGTTATTTTATCCATCGGTGCAATAAAGGTTGATGGAGGAATCATAAAGGAAGAGGATACGTTTTACTCTCTGGTCTTTCATAATGAAGATCTCTCCCCTGAACTCACTCACTTAACTGGAATTCGAAAAGAAGATCTTTTAAATGCGCCAAATTTATCAAGTGTACTTCTTCAATTCTTTGAATTTGCTAAGGATGCTGTACTAGTTGCTCATCACGCCAATCATGAGAAAACATTTCTTCAGCATTCAAGTTGGAAGTTATTCCGCACCCCCTTGAAGCACCGGATTCTAGATACTTCCTTTCTATTTAAAATTGCTGACCCTGACCTTCAACTAGTCCGGCTAGAAGATCTTTGTGTCTATCACGATATCCCTGTTGTGGAACGACATCACGCTCTAGGAGACGCTAGATTAACAGCTAAACTTTGGAGTATATATATAGAAAAAATCATCCAACTTGGTATTGTTAATATGAATGACTTGTACGAGGCACTTTCGAAAGTAAGATAA
- a CDS encoding DUF294 nucleotidyltransferase-like domain-containing protein has product MTANNEVYKAIKEWKEQHIYTFHSSEQLNTFHDSIMIAFFQECFKEYKEEHGESPCEFSWFVLGSAGRFEQGYVSDQDHGIVFEADTLEATNYFLTFGEKLSNGLVQLGYPYCDGKVMSSNPIWCKSFSGWADQINQWTLEESLDSIRYLQIFYDARVLVGKKKMINAFKKRILDQNLEHPRLLQRFLDNIRHIKKSVGVFGQLYVQQTGPYAGSIDLKHAAFLPYVNAIRLLAIKEGIYESSTLSRFDCLRKLDTYNRELKPYQDRFKTLLEFRIASYKKDDSYSESHYLSIKTLTQSEKKLIKQILKDGVRLHHFVQNCIEKG; this is encoded by the coding sequence ATGACTGCAAATAATGAAGTTTACAAAGCCATTAAAGAATGGAAGGAACAGCATATTTATACATTCCATTCTTCAGAGCAATTGAACACCTTCCATGACAGTATAATGATAGCATTTTTCCAGGAGTGCTTTAAGGAGTACAAAGAGGAACACGGAGAATCCCCATGTGAATTTAGCTGGTTTGTCTTAGGCAGTGCTGGTCGTTTTGAACAGGGTTATGTTAGCGACCAGGATCACGGGATTGTCTTTGAAGCAGATACATTAGAAGCTACTAACTATTTCTTAACATTTGGTGAAAAACTTTCAAATGGTTTAGTTCAATTAGGGTATCCGTATTGCGATGGCAAGGTCATGAGCTCAAATCCCATTTGGTGTAAATCTTTTTCGGGATGGGCCGACCAGATAAACCAATGGACTTTAGAAGAAAGTCTAGATTCGATTAGATATCTACAGATTTTTTATGATGCTAGAGTGCTTGTTGGTAAGAAGAAAATGATTAATGCATTTAAAAAAAGGATTCTTGATCAAAATCTAGAACACCCTCGATTGTTACAAAGGTTTCTAGATAATATAAGACACATCAAAAAATCCGTTGGGGTATTTGGACAGCTATATGTTCAACAAACCGGACCTTATGCTGGATCAATTGACTTAAAGCACGCCGCCTTCTTACCTTATGTCAATGCCATTCGATTACTCGCCATTAAAGAAGGGATTTACGAAAGCTCCACCCTATCAAGATTCGATTGTCTCCGTAAGCTCGACACATACAATCGGGAATTAAAACCCTATCAAGATCGCTTTAAAACATTGTTAGAGTTCCGAATTGCTTCATATAAGAAAGACGATTCATATTCAGAGTCACATTACCTCTCCATCAAAACATTAACTCAAAGCGAAAAAAAATTAATAAAGCAGATTCTTAAGGACGGAGTGAGACTTCATCACTTTGTACAAAACTGCATTGAAAAAGGGTGA
- a CDS encoding ammonium transporter yields the protein MDTTFLLNSVWVMLSAILVIFMLGGFILLEAGSTRMKNAGHIAGKTIFTYGLASLVFWAVGYGFIFGGNANFLVGMSDFFYSGYDSEGAALSGSVFFLFQLAFSGIAITIALGGFAERAKLSVYLLFTILFSALVYPVVAHWIWGGGWLAEHGKQDFAGSTVVHLTGAMAALAATILLKPRIGKYNKDGSANNIFGHNQVYTALGVLILWIGWFGFNAGSTVSVDGAFFGFVALNTNLAAGAGAVAALLISWLVLGKSDVPTILNGALAGLVAITASCAFVDTWAAVLIGFIAGVLVFYSARFFEKKKIDDPIYALSVHGAAGVWGTLSTGFFATPELATVGLPGLFYGGGFAQLGVQLMGVVSAGAYAFIVSFVLLIICKAVLKGLRVTEEEEIMGLDVSEHGSYGYPEVFLDSKSEKFSS from the coding sequence TTGGATACTACATTTTTACTCAATAGTGTATGGGTCATGCTTAGTGCAATTCTTGTTATTTTTATGTTAGGTGGATTTATACTACTCGAAGCAGGTTCTACCCGAATGAAAAATGCTGGTCATATTGCGGGTAAGACGATCTTCACCTACGGATTAGCTTCACTAGTATTCTGGGCAGTTGGCTATGGTTTTATCTTTGGAGGAAATGCAAACTTCTTAGTTGGGATGTCCGATTTCTTTTATTCGGGTTATGATTCGGAAGGAGCAGCATTATCTGGTTCAGTATTCTTCTTATTCCAACTAGCCTTTTCAGGAATTGCGATTACCATTGCACTTGGCGGGTTTGCAGAACGTGCAAAGTTATCTGTTTATCTACTATTCACTATCCTCTTCTCTGCACTTGTCTATCCGGTAGTCGCTCATTGGATTTGGGGCGGCGGTTGGTTAGCTGAACACGGCAAGCAAGATTTTGCTGGATCAACCGTTGTTCACTTAACAGGTGCAATGGCTGCTTTAGCTGCAACTATTCTTCTTAAGCCTCGTATCGGTAAGTATAATAAAGATGGCTCCGCAAATAACATTTTCGGTCACAACCAAGTTTATACTGCACTAGGGGTACTCATTCTATGGATCGGTTGGTTTGGATTCAATGCGGGTAGCACAGTATCTGTTGATGGCGCCTTCTTTGGTTTTGTTGCATTAAATACAAACTTAGCTGCTGGAGCAGGCGCGGTTGCTGCGTTACTAATCTCATGGTTAGTCTTAGGGAAGTCAGATGTACCAACTATTTTAAATGGTGCATTAGCAGGACTTGTTGCCATCACAGCATCCTGCGCATTTGTAGATACTTGGGCAGCTGTATTAATCGGGTTTATTGCTGGGGTTTTAGTATTCTATAGCGCGAGATTCTTTGAAAAGAAGAAGATTGACGATCCAATCTATGCATTGTCTGTTCATGGAGCAGCAGGTGTATGGGGAACCTTATCTACTGGATTCTTTGCAACTCCAGAGCTAGCTACAGTTGGTTTGCCTGGATTATTTTACGGTGGTGGATTCGCACAGCTTGGCGTACAATTAATGGGAGTTGTATCTGCTGGAGCTTACGCATTCATCGTTTCCTTCGTGTTACTAATAATTTGTAAGGCCGTCCTAAAAGGTCTTCGCGTAACAGAAGAAGAAGAGATTATGGGATTAGACGTGAGTGAGCACGGAAGCTACGGTTATCCTGAAGTATTCTTAGATTCAAAAAGCGAAAAATTTAGTTCATAA
- a CDS encoding excisionase family DNA-binding protein, which translates to MYLSIKETAEYLAVKESEIVKLINQRKIKYIHDGEGFLINKDQFDTHLKQVEKYKGIVEDFLREPVPEDVDIKDED; encoded by the coding sequence ATGTATTTATCGATAAAAGAAACTGCGGAATATTTAGCAGTTAAAGAAAGTGAAATCGTAAAATTAATCAATCAGAGGAAAATTAAATATATTCATGATGGAGAAGGATTCTTGATAAATAAGGATCAGTTTGATACCCATTTGAAACAAGTTGAGAAATATAAAGGCATTGTAGAGGACTTTTTAAGGGAGCCTGTTCCAGAAGATGTGGATATAAAGGATGAGGATTAA
- the qoxA gene encoding cytochrome aa3 quinol oxidase subunit II, which produces MMSAAFLLSGCETNLVVLEPQGPVAQSIADLINWSIMWMLLVVVVVFGLFGYIVWKYRERPENMDYEPPEEHGSTVLEIIWTAIPILIVIALTIPTVKTLYALEEVPKGFENHEPLVIHVTSADWKWIFSYPEQDIETINYVNIPEDRPIDFRLTSAGTMQSFWVPALGGQKYTMNKMETQMYLVADNPGSYFGRNTNFNGRGYTGMEFEVLAQTHQEFDEWVNEVRDTAPKLTEDEYEELLKPTHLGRLTFSNTHLEWVNHADANSKSYTNPELYEYHGYQGRTFEEEDNYKNDSEADEHDHQHDEHEEHDEHEEHGGDHSGH; this is translated from the coding sequence ATGATGTCTGCAGCATTTTTGCTCAGTGGATGTGAGACTAATCTAGTTGTACTAGAACCTCAAGGTCCTGTGGCGCAAAGTATTGCAGATTTAATTAATTGGTCAATTATGTGGATGCTTCTTGTTGTGGTTGTTGTATTTGGTTTATTTGGTTACATCGTTTGGAAGTACAGAGAAAGACCAGAGAACATGGACTATGAGCCACCAGAAGAGCATGGTAGTACGGTGCTTGAAATTATCTGGACAGCTATCCCGATTTTAATTGTAATTGCCCTTACGATTCCAACGGTTAAAACCCTATACGCACTTGAGGAAGTGCCTAAAGGATTTGAGAATCATGAGCCGCTTGTTATACATGTTACTTCAGCAGATTGGAAATGGATTTTTAGTTATCCTGAGCAAGACATTGAGACCATTAACTATGTGAATATCCCAGAAGACCGACCAATTGATTTCAGACTAACGTCTGCAGGGACGATGCAGTCATTCTGGGTACCAGCTCTCGGGGGACAAAAATACACTATGAATAAGATGGAAACTCAAATGTATTTAGTTGCTGATAATCCAGGGTCTTATTTTGGAAGAAACACGAACTTTAATGGTCGTGGTTATACGGGAATGGAATTTGAAGTACTTGCACAAACACATCAGGAATTTGATGAGTGGGTAAATGAGGTACGAGATACAGCACCAAAATTAACAGAAGACGAATATGAAGAACTACTTAAACCAACACATTTAGGTAGATTAACTTTCTCTAACACTCATCTTGAGTGGGTAAACCATGCGGATGCTAACTCAAAGTCTTATACGAACCCAGAGTTGTATGAATACCATGGATACCAAGGTAGAACGTTTGAAGAGGAAGATAATTATAAAAATGACTCCGAGGCTGATGAGCATGATCATCAACACGACGAGCATGAAGAACATGACGAACATGAAGAACACGGAGGTGACCACAGTGGGCATTAG
- the qoxB gene encoding cytochrome aa3 quinol oxidase subunit I yields MGIRWDEMLITGDPLILGAQISIALTMIGIIFGVTYLKKWKYLWREWLTTVDHKRIGIMYIIAAVLMFFRGGIDGLLMKAQTSRPEMELLSSQHYNEIFTTHGVIMILFMAMPFLIGLMNVVIPLQIGARDVAFPQLNALSFWLFMSGAMLFNISFVIGGSPDAGWTSYFPLAGKEFSPSIANNYYAIALQIAGIGTLMTGINFIVTILKMRTKGLTLMRMPMFTWTTLVTSVIIVAAFPIFTVALALMTFDRLYGTHFFTVSAGGSDMLWANLFWLWGHPEVYIVALPAFGIFSEVIATFARKSLYGYKSMVYAIVGIAFLSMIVWVHHFYTMGSGPLVNSFFSITTMLIAVPTGVKIFNWLFTMRKGRIKFSTAMLWSLAFVPCFTIGGVTGVMLAMGAADYQYHNTLFLVAHFHYVLIPGVVFAVFAGLYYWWPKMFGHMLNEKLGKWHFWLFVIGFKVTFMPMFFLGLDGAVRRAHTYSVESGFASLFLLSAIGSVVLAIGFAVFCYNIYWSIRYADRNISSDPWDARTLEWATASPVQYYNFAKLPEVKGIDAFWYMKKNNEGLTIKESELEEIHMPSNSGLPIIMAGIFTVAGFFLVFEAHIAALVFGIGIIACLIVRSFDYNDGYHIHVDEISETERAWRNVEGEVHNHVS; encoded by the coding sequence GTGGGCATTAGATGGGATGAAATGTTAATTACGGGTGATCCGTTAATACTTGGAGCGCAAATATCTATTGCTTTAACGATGATTGGGATCATTTTTGGAGTCACCTATTTGAAAAAGTGGAAGTACCTTTGGAGAGAATGGTTAACCACTGTTGATCATAAGCGAATTGGGATTATGTATATTATAGCTGCGGTATTAATGTTCTTCCGTGGTGGTATAGATGGATTATTAATGAAGGCTCAAACTTCAAGACCTGAGATGGAGTTATTATCTTCTCAGCACTATAATGAAATCTTCACAACTCATGGTGTAATCATGATTCTATTCATGGCAATGCCATTCTTGATTGGTTTAATGAACGTGGTCATCCCTCTCCAAATTGGAGCGAGAGATGTTGCATTTCCTCAATTAAATGCACTAAGCTTTTGGTTATTTATGAGTGGTGCGATGTTATTTAATATCTCTTTCGTTATTGGTGGATCTCCTGATGCTGGTTGGACGTCTTACTTTCCACTAGCGGGTAAGGAATTCAGTCCAAGTATTGCGAACAACTATTATGCAATTGCCCTTCAGATTGCCGGGATTGGTACATTGATGACAGGGATTAACTTTATCGTAACGATTTTAAAGATGCGCACTAAAGGTTTGACTCTTATGAGAATGCCAATGTTTACGTGGACGACTTTAGTTACGTCGGTCATCATCGTTGCCGCTTTCCCAATCTTCACAGTTGCACTTGCTCTAATGACATTTGATCGACTGTATGGAACACATTTCTTCACAGTATCTGCTGGAGGAAGTGATATGCTTTGGGCTAACTTATTCTGGTTATGGGGACATCCTGAAGTATATATTGTAGCTTTACCTGCATTCGGTATTTTCTCAGAAGTTATTGCTACATTTGCACGTAAGTCACTATATGGATATAAATCCATGGTATATGCAATTGTCGGTATTGCATTCTTAAGTATGATTGTGTGGGTTCACCATTTCTATACAATGGGCTCTGGACCATTAGTAAACTCATTCTTCTCAATTACAACCATGTTGATTGCCGTTCCAACCGGAGTTAAGATCTTTAACTGGTTATTTACAATGAGAAAAGGTCGAATTAAGTTTAGTACTGCCATGTTATGGTCACTTGCTTTTGTTCCATGCTTTACAATCGGTGGAGTTACAGGGGTAATGCTTGCGATGGGTGCTGCTGACTATCAGTACCATAACACGTTGTTCCTAGTTGCTCACTTCCACTATGTATTAATTCCAGGTGTTGTGTTCGCGGTATTCGCAGGACTATACTACTGGTGGCCAAAAATGTTCGGTCATATGCTGAACGAAAAACTTGGAAAGTGGCACTTCTGGTTATTTGTAATCGGTTTTAAAGTAACATTTATGCCGATGTTCTTCCTTGGATTAGATGGAGCGGTAAGACGTGCTCACACGTATTCTGTTGAATCAGGATTCGCTAGTTTATTCTTATTATCTGCTATTGGCTCAGTCGTTTTAGCGATCGGATTTGCAGTATTCTGTTACAACATCTACTGGAGTATTCGTTATGCAGATCGTAATATTTCTAGTGACCCTTGGGATGCTAGAACACTTGAATGGGCAACTGCTTCACCAGTACAATATTATAACTTTGCAAAGCTACCAGAAGTAAAAGGTATTGATGCTTTCTGGTATATGAAAAAGAATAATGAAGGATTAACGATAAAAGAGAGTGAGCTAGAAGAGATTCATATGCCAAGTAACTCAGGACTACCAATAATCATGGCGGGTATCTTTACTGTCGCTGGTTTCTTCCTAGTATTTGAAGCACACATTGCAGCATTAGTTTTTGGTATTGGGATTATTGCCTGCTTAATTGTCCGCTCATTTGATTATAACGATGGATATCATATTCATGTTGATGAGATTAGTGAAACTGAGCGTGCTTGGAGAAATGTAGAGGGTGAGGTGCATAATCATGTCAGCTAG
- the qoxC gene encoding cytochrome aa3 quinol oxidase subunit III has protein sequence MSASLNTSLPLEYQSEQSRMNILGFWIFLGAEIVLFATLFAVYGVLGQNYAGGPTHQDIILIKEVMIQTVLLLTSSFTCGVAIWQMRRNNLKGLITWLVITLMLGLGFLIMEINEFIHYVHLGATMQTSAFLSSFFVLLGTHGLHVAMGIGWAILIIMQLLKRGLTPVTARKVFIIGLYWHFLDVIWIFIFTFVYLKGMVL, from the coding sequence ATGTCAGCTAGTTTAAATACGTCACTGCCATTAGAATATCAATCAGAGCAAAGTCGTATGAATATATTGGGATTCTGGATTTTCCTAGGTGCTGAGATTGTATTATTTGCTACCTTGTTTGCAGTATACGGGGTGTTAGGTCAGAATTATGCAGGTGGACCAACTCACCAGGATATCATCTTAATAAAAGAAGTAATGATTCAAACGGTTCTACTTTTAACCAGTAGCTTTACATGTGGTGTTGCCATTTGGCAAATGCGCCGCAATAATCTAAAAGGCTTAATTACTTGGTTAGTTATTACGCTAATGTTAGGTCTGGGCTTTCTAATCATGGAGATTAATGAATTTATTCATTATGTTCACTTAGGAGCAACCATGCAGACGAGTGCATTTCTTTCAAGCTTCTTTGTTCTATTGGGTACGCACGGATTGCACGTTGCTATGGGAATTGGTTGGGCAATTTTAATTATCATGCAATTACTAAAAAGAGGGCTAACACCTGTTACAGCTCGTAAAGTATTTATTATTGGTCTATACTGGCACTTTCTTGATGTCATTTGGATCTTTATCTTCACATTCGTTTATTTAAAAGGGATGGTGTTATAG
- the qoxD gene encoding cytochrome aa3 quinol oxidase subunit IV: MDKNANGFPLSHVFGFVMSLVLTFVAAWVALKTSLSFTVVMWIIGTLAVVQAGLQLFMFMHVNEGEDNKTQIINIAYGVFCAVVIIVGSIWVLTSGHAAH; this comes from the coding sequence ATGGATAAGAATGCGAATGGTTTCCCACTAAGTCACGTTTTTGGATTTGTGATGTCATTAGTACTAACCTTCGTTGCAGCATGGGTTGCATTAAAAACATCATTATCGTTCACCGTCGTTATGTGGATTATTGGAACACTAGCTGTCGTTCAAGCGGGTTTACAGTTATTCATGTTCATGCACGTAAATGAAGGAGAAGATAATAAAACACAAATCATTAATATTGCTTATGGAGTCTTTTGTGCAGTGGTTATTATAGTAGGATCGATTTGGGTTCTTACATCAGGGCACGCAGCTCATTAG
- a CDS encoding ATP-binding protein, which produces MIHNIVNHEIAREMDITKELDIKSFLGVPIFHANGKLFGNLCCFDSETYSFSEEDAKLLQTMAAFLTYVIDLEQDHSQAMIDFEKLFHQSELVLSSLSEGVFGLNVEGEITFCNPSTLSILDYEEGEKLVGRSASQEFLIEDEKVAAVFGETVKDGVTRTRKDGYFKKKNQQLIPVEYTTKAIYDSANIVGTVVTFKDITEQKQSEEIILKSEKLSLAGQLAAGIAHEIRNPLTAIKGFLQMIDAGYQKDAYIKIMSSELERIELIVSELLLLAKPQDVMHAPFEIASILDEVISILNTQALLTNVEIAFTKRTEGLFIKGDSNQIKQVFINLIKNAIEALASGGQIEIDLLEEGSNVVIYVKDNGEGIPEDKIAELGQPFYSTKEEGTGLGLMVSFNIIQNHHGSINVKSAPTKGTTFEIKIPMYKAKALAN; this is translated from the coding sequence ATCATACATAATATTGTTAATCATGAAATTGCAAGAGAGATGGATATCACCAAAGAACTAGATATAAAGAGCTTTTTGGGTGTACCTATTTTCCATGCGAATGGTAAGCTTTTTGGTAACCTTTGCTGCTTTGATTCAGAAACCTATTCGTTTTCAGAGGAGGATGCAAAGCTTCTTCAAACAATGGCTGCATTTCTTACCTATGTCATCGATCTAGAACAGGACCATTCCCAAGCAATGATTGATTTTGAGAAATTATTCCACCAAAGTGAGTTAGTACTTAGTTCTCTTTCAGAAGGAGTATTCGGTTTGAATGTTGAAGGAGAAATTACATTTTGTAATCCTTCCACGTTAAGCATATTAGACTATGAAGAAGGTGAGAAGCTAGTAGGTAGGTCTGCTAGTCAAGAGTTTCTTATAGAGGATGAGAAGGTTGCAGCTGTATTTGGTGAAACGGTTAAAGATGGAGTGACTAGAACGAGAAAAGATGGTTATTTTAAAAAGAAAAATCAGCAACTTATTCCAGTCGAGTATACAACTAAGGCAATCTATGATTCAGCTAATATAGTTGGAACAGTCGTGACCTTTAAGGATATAACGGAGCAAAAGCAATCAGAAGAAATTATTTTAAAATCAGAAAAGCTCTCACTTGCGGGGCAGCTAGCAGCAGGAATCGCACATGAAATTAGAAATCCGCTAACTGCTATAAAGGGGTTTCTGCAGATGATTGATGCAGGATATCAAAAAGATGCTTACATCAAGATTATGTCTAGTGAGTTAGAACGAATCGAATTAATTGTCAGTGAATTACTTCTTCTTGCAAAGCCTCAAGACGTGATGCATGCTCCATTTGAAATTGCGTCTATATTAGATGAAGTCATCTCGATATTAAATACACAAGCTCTTTTAACAAATGTTGAGATAGCTTTTACGAAACGAACAGAAGGATTATTCATTAAAGGAGATTCTAACCAAATCAAGCAAGTATTTATTAACTTGATTAAAAATGCAATCGAAGCTCTTGCTAGTGGAGGACAAATTGAAATAGATCTTCTTGAAGAAGGGTCAAATGTAGTAATCTACGTAAAAGATAATGGAGAAGGTATTCCAGAAGATAAAATTGCTGAATTAGGCCAACCATTTTACTCTACAAAAGAGGAAGGTACGGGCTTAGGGCTAATGGTAAGCTTCAATATTATTCAAAATCATCATGGAAGTATTAATGTGAAAAGTGCTCCTACCAAGGGGACCACGTTTGAAATCAAGATCCCAATGTATAAAGCAAAAGCCTTAGCCAACTAA